Sequence from the Phaeodactylum tricornutum CCAP 1055/1 chromosome 4, whole genome shotgun sequence genome:
TGCCAGAACATTCACACCTTCAGCGATTCGCAAGCATCCAACAGTTCTGCAAAAAGCCCATTTCTTTTAAATCGTTTCGTTATTCTTCGTCTCTGTACGAGCACCTCCTGCAGCAGTTTCAACAAATTGGGCTGCAACTCCAACTACGGAGAGTATACATTACCGATGGACGACTATCTTCAAATTATGGCCACGTATCACTTTCGACAGTTCGATCAATACTGCGAGATCTGCACTGAATGCATGAGCTTTGACTCCTCAGGAAGTGGTAGCACTGACAGTAACAGTAGTCAGAATGAGTACGACGATGACACATACGTGGACGATCTGTACTCAACCGATGACGCTGGCGCAGCGAAGGACGATGATAGTGTATACGGAGACGACGACCGCGACGGAACGGACGAGAGTTACAACTACTACAGCAACGGTGCCCAAGAGGATGACTGGGAGGGTTATAATCGCTACTGGGATGGTGGGAATCGCCAACTGGGCAATGGATACAACCAGTATACCGGAGACTATCACAACGGATACTATTCGTCGAACGGCAGCGGTGAATACAGCAACTACAACAACTACCCCTGGTATATCAACTCCAGCGGAAAGTGCAGTTTTAAAAGTGTTTGCTCTAGCTACGCCAACGTCTGCAAGTCGTACTCGGCGTACTCCGTATCCCACGAAAAATATTTTCAGTGCACAGCATTTCAAGTCGCCAGCGGGACCGTTCATCTTGGTCCACACTGTGAACAAGACGGACACGCCATCGGTATGGGTATCTATAGCGATGGAGAATGCAGCAATTACATAGGCGACATTGCCCACCTTAACAAGTACACTGGAACAACATTCGACAATATCGACATGAGTGCCTACTATGATAACACCTGCATATCTTGTTCAGCATCTGAAGGCTACGGCCTCGTGACGGATGATGCTATCGCAACAAACGAGTTTACCTACCCGCTGTGCAATGTCCTCTATGAATATAGCGCGAAGTGCAACCGGCACATTTCCTCACAATCAACGTACGGGGTAAGTCTTCGGTCTTCAAGTGATGAATTGCCTTATCTGGGTTGT
This genomic interval carries:
- a CDS encoding predicted protein, which produces MANPTPLRQSILLAWLVLNGRAAVLRNAKTKEHLLRAEFLQAMQQADVERHLERARSSLNDELLTAATKVQSSRDLANNYEDGSNSMSSSNQESSLDLTKLALKYVGCQNIHTFSDSQASNSSAKSPFLLNRFVILRLCTSTSCSSFNKLGCNSNYGEYTLPMDDYLQIMATYHFRQFDQYCEICTECMSFDSSGSGSTDSNSSQNEYDDDTYVDDLYSTDDAGAAKDDDSVYGDDDRDGTDESYNYYSNGAQEDDWEGYNRYWDGGNRQLGNGYNQYTGDYHNGYYSSNGSGEYSNYNNYPWYINSSGKCSFKSVCSSYANVCKSYSAYSVSHEKYFQCTAFQVASGTVHLGPHCEQDGHAIGMGIYSDGECSNYIGDIAHLNKYTGTTFDNIDMSAYYDNTCISCSASEGYGLVTDDAIATNEFTYPLCNVLYEYSAKCNRHISSQSTYGSKEASQESDEDAVCTFITSLVENNYNEHGEAIVGSGFQLSHWNRPQEYSKIIQRASSLQVFGLFLSIGAVLGLATYCFYLTKKLKYRKPWQPPTRVAASYNGGRMWIDARSEAGRISRINSGVVMMRSRSKSPPRESGALVCKGSSTSN